The DNA region ACTCTTAACAACTGACACCCACTCACCTCTGCCCTTAGACTTTTTGTACTGATTCAGTTCTTTTGAGTagtcatcataatcatcatctcCCATGTTGTCATAGTCATCCTCCCCATACTGTAAGGACAGATGTCGACATATTTTTCAAAGTTAATAGAAGCATCAACTTTAAACAAACTTAACTTAAACAATTATTTAGACTAAATAAGCTTAAAAATGTCATGATGTGGTGTAAGAACTTGGTAAAAGTAACGCTACAGCACTGATGATGATTTAATGCATTTACTAATAGATGATGTGTATTATTTCAATATTAAGAAAATGATTACTTCTTTTCTGAAGACCACCTACATGATTGACTGAACACTGGGGGGGGGTTTCAGTTTTAAACCTCACCTCCATATCGTCTCCGTAGCCATCTCCATCATCGTTGTCTCCGCCCatctttcctcctccacctctcccccctctccctctgcctcctccccttcctcttctccccccCCTCATTCCTCCTCGGCCTCTCATGCCCTTCATACGCCCTTTGCCCCCTGGAGGGACACAGAGAAATGAAGTGTGTGAGTTGCCGTAACTGCAGACGCTGAATTGAGAGACTTTGGTAAATAAGTTCCATTGTTTAAATTCAACTGTGCAAATTAAATGCTGACGCAAGTAACACTGCAAGACTGCTAATGAATTTACCACACATTAACAGCTTTCCTCAAGGTCAACTTTTAGAGAATGTTGTTATTACACAGTTTCaatagtgtgtgtttttttttgttcccgGACCTAACCAAACTTATATAAACCCACCTCGACCACCACGGCCACCTCCACCCTCTTTGGCTTTGCGGTACTGGTTGAGCTCCTTGGTAAAGTCATCATAATCTTCATCTCccacatcctcatcctcctctccctcataGTTGTCCTCATCATACTCATCGTAGCCGCCGTAGCTCTGCTTTTCCATCTTCATGTAGCCCTTTTTGGAGCCACCGTAGCCTCCATGAGACTAtaagaaaagacaagaaaacatttaatagtccctggggaaattacttctcacaacagtaCAGATTAGAGAGCATAAAATAATCAGTGAATGGAAACAGATAAGATGCAACACGTGGGAATGCGTTGTTTTTACACTTACAGCTGGAGGGTACTGAGGACTGTACTCTCTATACTTCCTCTTCTCATTGGGACTGTAGTCAGAGTCATCGCTGTAGTCAGAGTGGTCATCATCAGAGGATGGGTGACGCTAGAGatattaaacaacaaaaacatacagTGAGAAGACTGAAAAAGTTAATTCCTATCATCTTTATCCCGTCAGGGACCGCCACATGAATGATTCACATGGATGCCCCTCCTGATGCAACCCCTCTATTTAGTTGGGCTCAGGACCCGCACAGAGGTCACTGGTGTGCAACTACTGCAGCTAGATTCAAACCGCAAGTGCACCGCGCTATCGTCTGCGCCAAACGGACGGGCATACAGTGAGAAGACTATTTTCAGATAAAGACTGTTAGGTGCAGATATCGGAATGAAAatgtcaaagtcattactttGTGTTTGGATTTGCGTTTCTTCTTGGCTCTCCGTTTCTCCCTTTCTCGttccctctctttcttcctcttccttttgcGACGATGGGCTCTTTCACCATCAGAGTCACTGCTCACATGGCGGTCCCGGCTCCGAGGAGGCCTCTCTCCAGCCCcatctcctgcagcttcacctcctcCGCCTGCCTCCTCGCCGCCattttctccacctcctgctgcagacacacctcCACCCATCTGCTCCATTTCTCCCCCATCATCTTCCAACTCGCCCTCTTCCAGTTCTCCATCCTCTGGCCTGTATATAGAAACAGTTCACATAAATGGAAGTTACAGATCTGTGACTGTATTGAAAATCTTGGCAAGGACCACTTCAGTTCCCCATTTTCACAACGCCAGACCTCACATTCAACATGGAAAACTTTAGTAAGGTTCaagtttataaaaaaacaaaaaaaaaacaaaaagcaaagttGTGAGACAGCACATTACTGATGCCAGCATGTGGTTAGCTACAAGGGCCGGACCCTCACATGAGGCAATGTGAGCAAAACCACGCAAAGCTAATTGACATGGATCACATGCAGGTCTCTTTTGTGGGGGTGGTGGCTTGGGGAGGGGTCGACTAATTTGTGAAGAGTTTATGAAGGAAGGGCGGCACAGTGAAAGGAAACAAGATTTGATACATGTATTttgtttaaattataaaatgGTGACATCAGTCTAATTTTAattgcatctgtgtttgtgagaTCAAGAGGTAACTGTAATCAGAAAGCCTCTACTGGATTCTTTACATTAGCCAAGAACTAGACCACAACCACCTACAGAGCATAGCATGGTGTTCCATCACCATCCAGTGTTTTCCATTCGAACTGGCAGGGACATGGTTTCACTTGTGGCATAGGCTAAAACAGCTGCCAGTACAGTTGCATCTAACTTGTCCTGTTCAAGTAATTAGTTCCTGCCTCAACAGAGGTCCACACCCAAAGTAGGCTGACAGGTACAGTCTGTAGGATGCTGGGAGTGAGACCTGGGGTTGAGGTGATGTGAACGGAGCTCCACTTATTCACTGATGGGACTGGAGTAACTGACAGAGCAGCTACATGACCTGCTTTAAGCCACACTGTCAGCTGCAGTATGTATGCACTGCACCACAACCTCAGCACTCAAGCTTCCTCTCGTGACAACCTTCAGGCATAAGAGTCTGGGCTTAGTCTCTCTTTGTCTGCAAAGCAAGTCACTCATGATCGATTCCAAAACAACGCTACAAGTAAATGCAAGTCATCAGCCCATTCCATCCTAAACAAAAGCCAGGTACACTAATGCGTATTATCAGAAGATAAGCTAAACTGGCCAAATCACTACATTTGATAAGTGTATGGATGCCGTGCCAGAGGCCCTTAAATAAAGATGACATAAATGCTAAAGACATGCTGAGTCTTACTTTTCCGTCAGAACATTTTTTCGACCAGTTATTataatgaggatgaggataatGATGAGGAGTGTTAGATTTTTAGCAGTCAATTGTGTCTTTTGGTAGAAAACCTGGGGTtgctcaacaaacacaaacttgttTTGCAGCAAACCAAAGCATAACCCAGAAATAAAACACTTGCAAATGTGTCTTTATATTCACATTTAGTCCAAAGGAATtttgaacaaaaacaataaatattaccAGTCTGTTTGACCAGTCTATGGAAAGGaattctgcttgtgtttttgtccgACAGTGGAGCAATAAAGCAGCACAGCATCAGATACTACCACCTCCAGCACAGGTTCTTGACCCTGTAGCTGCCATCACCACTACCCTACTGCAGAAGTACCACTACTCAGTCTGTCGGCTACTGGAATAAAGCTGGCAAGAAACCCCCTGACAGACTATGTCTGTTTATGGTAGCACAAGAATCTGGCTGTATAATAGAGGCAGGTGGTTGTGAATATGTAGTGACTGGGATCCACTGTGGGTATAAGCGTCTGGCCACTCTAGCCTGGTGAGATACTACATACCACAGGTCACCTGCTGCCACCAAAGCACCAGTTAAACAGAAAGCCCACCTTAACGTCTATGAGCAGGTCAGGcaaggaggaaaaacagcacATTTACCTAATGACTGtctaaattattattacacatatGAGCAGCTAGCAACAAATGCAGTGAAGTCCACATCTGGGCAGTCGTCGCCATCCAGATTTCCACTTTACCAACGGGTACAACCACACAATGAACCTTACTAGCAAAGAAGAATATGTCTCTAAATTGACTTTGAGGGTTTACCATGCATTCTGGTACAATATTAGCTCAGTGGACGACTCCATAACTTACTGCCATAAGCCAAGGGCCATGATTAAAATGGGGAGTACTTACTGTGACAGGCTTTCTCCATATTTTGCACTGAAAACCATGAACAACCTTGCACCCTAAGCTTTAAGGGTCACTAGTGGGGTTTGTGGGACTGAAGGGGGGGCAACTGGGAAAAGGGAACTTTATGTTTTGAAACACTTCGGGATGCTTTGCAGACGTTTTACACACTTTAGGGAACTTTTGTGGGGTCTGGGACGAGTCAGTGAGGACACGGCTGTGATTAAAAGATCCGTTAACAAATATGGAAGAACAACAAGTAGAAGAAACGTATTAGTCGATTAAGATAGAGATTTGGAACATAATCAGCGTGTAAGAGGGGACGAAAGGCGCATTAAATGAAAGGGATCACAAGCACAACCCGTTTCCATACAAATTCTGTTTGGGCAAAAACACGGCGACTGGGATTTGATTTCGAAGTGCGcagagctaacgttagcctagCCTCCAAGGTTTACGCTAACTAGACGAGTAACGCCACAGCTGAACGGTTAATAAACGACGTCTAACGACTCCGGAACGTGTTTACTGGACGACGCATAAAAGCGAAGCACCAATGAATCTCAAACAAACGTTACCATTAACTTTAGCCGTTAGCCCAACCTATCTTTCCGTTGGCAACGgcgttgctaatgttagctatcAAGCTAAGGCAGCTAGGTTAGCCGGAAAATAGGCCCACGGCTAGCAAAAACAACCATTTGGATATTTTCGCCTACGACAGTACAATTAtcatcacagcacacacacttaGTTACAATAACCTTAATTAGTTAGTCCGCGGCCCTAGACAATGGACAGGTAGCTAATTAACCGATGCTTTATAAACGTTGAAGTGAACATGGCGCTGACAGTGTGGCCGTCTCGCTCGAGCTcgtcttttttccccctcacaaGCGGAGTTGAGTCGACTGATCGCTGATTGTGAGAACATAATAAACCCAGGGAATAACGTTCTCCCAGGTGCTTTGTGGCCTCCCAGTTGACGTTCTTTACCTCTGTACTCGTTTTCCAGAAAAGGCGAGTTTAATCCCTctgacagaaaaaacaaaaaagaaacccGGGCTTTTTGTGTAAAAGCACAggacaaataaataatttcatttaaatatgATTGTAGAATTACTCGACCTTTCGTCAGTCAGAAGACTGTTGTGTTCGTGGTTGGTTGGGGAGTTTGGATGGACAGTCATGCTTTCCACAGCCATTTCCTCTAGCTACATTGAGGTGCAAAAAAATTACAAGTCGAAACTGGCTTATGCGTCACTTCACTAGGATCTACTTGTTTTTGAGTTTATGAAGAGTTTCAGTTCATTGTAGGTAATTCTCCACTACAGTTGTAAGAGAAATATGATGAAattgagtcctgacgttctccGTCCTACTGTAGCGATGTGAAATGACGACTGATAAGCCTAAAATGGCTGACCGTCTTCTCCGAAAAGATCGGGGGCGGGTTTCTCCGAGGATGACATCATGACGAATGGCTGTCCTAGACGGAAATTACCGATTGAATTTGCACAGTGTTAGTTAGCCGCCGAGTTTGACTTGCAGGTGTTGCAGCCTAAATATTTTTGAATATTTTTGAATATTGTTGACAATATACTATATTAGAAATTACTAATAGTCAATAATGTGCAAACAACATAAAATATATTACTGTTGATATTACATAATGATTTTCAATgctatatataatattttgtaTAATACGTTTAATTTCGCTCGTTactaattataatatttataatatagtAATAGTATAGTAATAGTCATTTAAGTTCAATTTGCCAAAATAATTTAAGATGAATGAGCAGCAGTTTGGatttttcttaaaaataaacaaaaacaaataacttTTTGGCAATACATCACATATGGCAACCAAAATTATGTTAGTGGTTCATAATAGTGTGATGTTCATTTGCTAGTGTTTTATATGCTTTATTTATGCCTGTTGATTAGGTGCAAGAGTTTATTTCAAAGCCGATCCTGTTAGTACAGATGAATGTACAATTGCACCCAATCATTTTGAAAGTACTACAATGCACTTAGATATATTCTCCCACTTTGTTCGTCTGTGTAAGCTATAGAGCTATATTAAGTAAATATAACCACTTTAACTAAGACGTTTCTAAAAAGTAACAGTCTACACCGAGGGAACAAAACCCACTGTATTATTACGTTCAAATTGTTTTCTAACCTACAGGTAATGGCAAAACGTATATAATTTTAAAGTAATTTTGCAGTGATTAATGAAGAGATCCTTGagagaaaacccaacaaaaggaaaaattaTGATTTTAGGATTTTAATTATATCAAATACATTAAAAGGATCAAGATTAATGCCAATAAATAAAAGATCATAAATATCAAATTTTAAAGGACTAtacttttaaaaataattaatgaaCAATGAAAAACGATGATATTTAAAATGgaattcttttttgttttttacgtGACGTCATCATCCAGCGTCCATTCAGCCCGACTCAGCGTTTGAAACAACTATATTTGCAGCGACATAAAAAGGCAATTTTACTCCAAATCCTTCATCTTACGGGTAACCTAAAATGATCGATATGATCGAAAAGGAGGACGCGGTCATCAGCGAAGAGGAGGCGGCACAGTACGATCGCCAGATTCGATTGTGGGGGTTGGATGCACAAAAACGGTGGGTTAGCTAGCTCAGTTAGCCTGCAGGGCTAGCGGCGCAATGGACGCTTTGAGCCGTCGCGCTTCTGCTGCGCTGGTTTTCAAGTGTTTAAATTGGAACGATTGCGAGCTTAATCAGGATGATTTTAGTATTTGCTTGAATACATGTTGCTAGGAATAATCTTTAAGTGTATTGATGTCAGGGACGTTTGAATTTTGTTTATAGATCAACATACACAATGAATGGCATTGGGACACCTTATATTGAAGTGAAAGTCTATGAAAGTACGTCGCTGGAGATTCTGCCAATCCACGAAAGTAGACCAGAAATTTACTAAAGACCAATACTTTCTTAAATTTTGTTACAACTGTAGCTCCCTGTGTTACTCTGTAAGTAATAATTAAACAGTCAGAAATAATATCCATTTCCTGACTGTTATAAacataatatatttaaatgaccACAGTAACGAATGCAATAATCAAAATGTAACGTATTCATGTATTGAGTCAGTCTGAAATGCTTTCTACAGATTGCGAGGGTCCCGTGTGCTGCTGGTAGGTTTAGGTGGTCTGGGGGCAGAAGTGGCCAAGAACTTGATCCTGGCAGGAGTTAAAGGCCTCACTTTGCTGGATCATGAACAGGTAAATAGGCTCACACcctacacacacagatgtgtatATCTCTTGTCACTACATGCTCCACCGTTGGGTTTACTGTAAGATTTAGAAATGGATTCGAACTGCTACCTGATCTCCAGGGTGGTTTATTCAGAGCTCAAAAATGAAAAGTTAGAAAACCTCATGATTATGTGGTGTTCACAGTACACTCTTCACCCTAATGGCCTTTCCTTCATCTGCGTCCACTAGGTGTCAGTGGAGTCATGTCGAGCTCAGTTTCTGGTCCCTGTGACGGCCCAGGGTCAGAAtcgtgctgcagcctctctggaGCGCGCACAGAACCTCAATCCAATGGTGGAGGTCCACGCAGACCCTGACAAAATTGAAGACAAACCTGACGACTTCTTTTTGCAATTTGATGCAGTgagtaaaatgaaaatgtaaccAAGTCCAAGTTGAACTGTTTAACTGAAATACAGCTGTGTCCAAgaacagtaaaatgtttttttttctccagatgtTACACTCGTAACATCTGGAGAAAAGATGAACCCTCAGACAATAGTGTTTCCCTTTCATTAGATGCTAAAACACATTGGATGtcttgtttttatatttgaatcTCTTGTTAATAGCTGTCAAGTTTCGAATCACTGCGGTCCAGATCAGCCTGTAAGCACTTACAGCTTAGTTTGTGCTGGAATACCTCAAAATAATGTTAGCGTTCAGCCTGTGTCACTCGGTCTAAACAGTAGATGTCGCCTGTAGCTCATACTATACTGTATGAAAGAGTGCTGTGGATGGAGAATGAttctaagataagataaaagataagatagacctttatttgtcccacaatggggaaatttccatgttgcagcagcagtacaaaacaagagcagagtcaaattatgtacaatttaagtaaaattaaaaatgtatcctctatatatatacacacatccACACTGAGGTGATGGGTGATTCCACCATGGATTGATCGGATATTGCACaaggtaaaagtaaaagttGGAGCTGCATAGTGATGACACCGTTTCATACAGGGGGTGGGCATCGTTCTCCATCATGGATGATAGCTTAGCTAccatcctcctttctcccacctcctgcactgaatcAAGAAGCCGCCCCAGAACGGAGCTGGCCTTCCTgaacagcttctccagtcgcttcctgtctgctgctgagatgctgctgcaccagcagaccactccaataaaagatggctgatgccacaacagagtcatagaaggtctttaggagtggtccctggacttcaaaagacctcagtctcctcagcaggtagagtctgctctgtccttttctatacagtgcgtctgtgttgcgtgaccagtccagtttattgttgaggtgaacacccaagtacttgtaagagtccactctctcaatgtcccttccctggatgttcaccggtgtTAGTGCAGAGTCTGTGTGCCGGCGAAAGTCTACCACCAGCTACTTGGTTTTCCCTGCTTCAATGTGGAGGTAGTTCCGCTGGCAATGTGTCCAATGTGATTGTACGTGTTTATAGGGGAATTTAAAATGCAGGTACACAGCTGACCATGACATCTTGTGTATTAATAAGAAATGTTCCTCTCAGATGCACAGTGTGAAAAACAACATTGTTCCAGCTTAATAGAATTATGTGACAAAAAGCTTGTTATTCTGGTTAATTATAATATTGTTGTAAAGAATTGGGACAAAGTTGCATGTTTTCATTGGCCCTGTTTTGAATGAACAGTAACAGTAGTGAGTTGAAGGTTGGTTTTAATTTGTTAACACAGTGACAGTTGCCTCAGCATTTAGCACTCATTTCCACATACATCAGAGAAACAACACAGATTCTTTTTCCTTCTGTTGTCTGAATTGCCGACAGTCTTCCTCCCTCTGGGGGAACTAACTGAGggtcaggaaggaggaggagcgatgAGGGAGGGATGATGAAGAGAAGCAAGGACGGAAAGAGATGAACGTTAGTAGGACAGCGTGGAGACGATAAAAGGGTTCAGAGAGAAGAATGCAACACAATTTGAAAAGCTGGAGATAAAATAAGAATTAAAGAGCAGAGTGGGGCTTTCTGCGTCGCTCTCCACCCCCTGCTTCTGCTGTGGATCCTCGCTTTTATCTGCTTCCACGGATGTATCTGTGTGAAGCTCAGCAGGAAGATGGAGGGTGATTAAAGTAGAGCGGTTGGTACGAGGCCTAATTACTGACTGATGGCTTTAATacagtagaaacacacacacggtccatCTGGGTACTTGCAGAGTGCAGCTGACGAggaaacatgtttgtttcaaTTATTCATTTGACTCTGTTGCAGGAAGGAACCGAAAAATGCACGTAAAGTCAATAGCTGATGGATTTGAAGTTACACATCTGAAGGAGCTGGAAACATCTCATTCAGTATTTGTGTAGGAATCAAAGCCTGTGAGATTTATTGATCTGTTGGGTCATGATGGAATTAGTGATAATTGTTTCCACACCAGTTTCCCTGGTTCTCTCCACTTTCTTGTGGTTTAATCACACGTTACATTGATACAAATGTTTGCAAATTATTTCTAGGTAGGAAAAAGGTGAAGTTCAAGGCTGATGTTTCGTACTTCCTCTTTTTTGCACTTTgtatgaaaaataaacattaatacTGAAGAGAGCGACTGAGTCTGCATATGTTCTTAAGATGGTGCCTGTTGCAGTATCAGCCTTATCAGGGAGCTGAGGCTGCTTTGGGTGTACTGGACTAGGTCAGCAGGATAAGGTGGACCCAGCCCTTGGACCAGTGTttacagcaaacagcagctcaccCTGATGTGCTGGAAACGCTGTGTCTCAGTTCATCTGGCTGCTGACCAGCGACtgtcactttgtttttctgcaagtcgtgtgcgtgtgcgtgtgcgtgtgcgtgtgcgtatgcgtgtgcgtgtgcgtggacGGTGGGTGGACGGTGTGTGGACGGTGTGTGGACGGTGGGTGGAAGCCATTCTGCCCGTGGAACTCTCACACACGCCGCACACACGTGGCCCACAAACAGCCTGGACCGTTGCACCACGCCTTCAGTTAATCTTTGCACTGAGCCCAGTTTACtggaagaaacacaaactaaaTAACTGAAGCTGCAAATACAATGTAGCAGAACCTATGTGAGTTTCTAGACGAGTCCCAGGTGATAGAAATGGAAAGAGAATGTGTCCCCATGCACTGACAACCAGGCTAACGTGCAGAACAGGAAGCAACAGCCTTTCTTTAGTCTCACAAGTCATATGAGCTTCAGGTTCTTCATTAAATTAAAGCAGCACTTCCACTTCTGGTTCCTGATTACATGGACTTGTCACAGTAAATTAACTCTGTAGCCACTTTATGACGTAAACCTGTCTAGTCCACCATTATTTTGCTTTCACTCAGTTTTGTTGAGCTGAAACTGTTTAGTTTATGCTGGAGCTGGAATTGTACTGTAGTGAGATACGTTATGTGATGGCTTCAATGCTTTGGGAACAAATCTGCAGTCTGTTTCCAGCCTACAGAATGGACTTGGACTTCTTCGGATGTCTCACGGGCGAATTTGCAGTCTGAAACCTTAGGACATTTTAGTATTATTCCTGGCTTATTTAGGGCTTCATCAATAGTTGCCTGATCTTTTCTTCGAAGCTGCTTTTAATTTAGATTTTACCAGGTTAAATGAAGAGGATGCATAAAAGCAACCAAGCCTGTGACTGttcttcctccctcaggtgtGTCTGACAGGCTGCTCCCGGGATCTGATGGTTCGGGTCGACCAGCTCTGTTCTCAGCGCAGCATCAAGGTCTTCTGTGGGGATGTCTACGGTTACTATGGTTACATGTTCTGCAACCTCGGCCAGGAGCACAACTACGTTGAGTGAGTGTGGCTGACAAATTC from Betta splendens chromosome 13, fBetSpl5.4, whole genome shotgun sequence includes:
- the sae1 gene encoding SUMO-activating enzyme subunit 1, producing the protein MIDMIEKEDAVISEEEAAQYDRQIRLWGLDAQKRLRGSRVLLVGLGGLGAEVAKNLILAGVKGLTLLDHEQVSVESCRAQFLVPVTAQGQNRAAASLERAQNLNPMVEVHADPDKIEDKPDDFFLQFDAVCLTGCSRDLMVRVDQLCSQRSIKVFCGDVYGYYGYMFCNLGQEHNYVEEKPKVVKPSGEANDGPEVKKAKVDPNETTMVKKTVAFCSLKEALEVDWTSDQAKASLKRTPVDYFLLHVLLKFRTDKGRDPDPQSFAEDSELLRQIRDDVLEALAVNSDLLSDDFISYCFSEMSPVCAVVGGVLGQEVVKALSQRDAPHRNFFFFDGRKGNGVVDFFGPK